A region of Streptomyces sp. NBC_01750 DNA encodes the following proteins:
- a CDS encoding TetR/AcrR family transcriptional regulator gives MRSPDHAPSEPPAPRRTRRGIRTRDALVAAARRIFERDGYLDARIVDIAAEAGVATGSFYTHFTSKEDVFTAVLAELQDEMLHAGVSDGTRKDLRRGVEDANRAYLEAYRRNAALMAAMEQAAAVDRRFLQLRLQRSQAFIDRSATAITRLQKAGLADPALDPTVTARALSAMVSRMAYVTFATDQPVPFETLVETLTRLWTNALRMPRE, from the coding sequence ATGCGCTCCCCCGACCACGCCCCCTCCGAGCCCCCAGCACCCCGGCGCACCCGGCGCGGGATCCGAACCAGGGACGCCCTGGTCGCCGCAGCCCGGCGGATCTTCGAACGGGACGGCTACCTGGACGCCCGGATCGTTGACATCGCGGCCGAGGCCGGCGTCGCCACCGGCAGCTTCTACACGCACTTCACCTCCAAGGAGGACGTCTTCACCGCCGTCCTGGCGGAGCTGCAGGACGAGATGCTGCACGCGGGAGTCAGCGACGGCACCCGCAAGGACCTGCGCCGCGGGGTGGAGGACGCAAACCGCGCCTACCTGGAGGCCTACCGTCGCAATGCCGCACTGATGGCCGCCATGGAGCAAGCCGCCGCCGTAGACCGACGTTTCCTGCAACTGCGGCTGCAGCGCTCGCAGGCGTTCATCGACCGCAGCGCCACAGCCATCACCCGCCTCCAGAAGGCCGGCCTCGCCGATCCGGCCCTCGACCCGACAGTCACCGCTCGTGCGCTCAGCGCCATGGTGAGCCGCATGGCGTACGTGACCTTCGCCACCGACCAGCCCGTCCCCTTCGAGACGCTGGTGGAAACCCTCACCCGGCTCTGGACGAACGCCCTGCGCATGCCCCGGGAGTAG
- a CDS encoding helix-turn-helix transcriptional regulator gives MCNPSWGHARATAQRLSDLARLRRVRDRIDREYAQPLNVEALARGVNMSAGHLSRQFRLAYGESPYAYLMTRRIERATALLRRGDLSVTDVCFAVGCSSLGTFSTRFTELVGMPPSAYRRRATGAAAGMPPCVAKQVTRPIRNQEAPGTEPQLA, from the coding sequence ATGTGTAACCCCTCGTGGGGGCACGCACGCGCCACGGCGCAGCGCCTGAGTGACCTCGCGCGACTGCGCCGCGTCCGCGACCGGATCGACCGGGAGTACGCGCAGCCGCTGAACGTCGAGGCGCTCGCCCGCGGCGTGAACATGTCCGCCGGGCACCTCAGCCGCCAGTTCCGGCTGGCGTACGGCGAGTCGCCGTACGCGTACCTGATGACGCGTCGCATCGAGCGCGCGACGGCGCTGCTGCGTCGTGGCGACCTCAGCGTCACCGACGTCTGCTTCGCGGTCGGCTGCTCATCGCTGGGCACCTTCAGCACCCGCTTCACCGAGCTGGTCGGCATGCCGCCCAGCGCCTACCGACGCCGCGCAACCGGCGCTGCGGCGGGGATGCCGCCGTGCGTGGCGAAACAGGTGACAAGACCGATCAGGAATCAAGAAGCGCCGGGCACCGAGCCGCAACTAGCGTGA
- a CDS encoding glyoxalase gives MASIESVTLDVADPTAANRFYTAAFGLDTQIHLRASEAPTTGFRGFTLSLTVSQPATVNSLIDAALEAGATPLKPAAKSLWGYGGVVQAPDGTIWKVATSAKKDTGPATREVDEIVLLLGVADVAASKRFYVDQGLAVAKSFGRMYVEFAAGSGPVKLALYRRRALAKDAGVSPDGTGSHRLMIGGDAGPFTDPDGFAWEAASPAPTP, from the coding sequence ATGGCATCCATCGAATCCGTCACCCTCGACGTGGCCGACCCCACGGCCGCCAACCGCTTCTACACCGCCGCCTTCGGTTTGGACACGCAGATACACCTGCGGGCCTCGGAGGCACCCACAACCGGCTTCCGTGGTTTCACGCTGTCGCTCACGGTGTCCCAGCCGGCCACCGTCAACAGCCTTATCGACGCCGCCCTCGAGGCCGGCGCCACGCCGCTGAAGCCCGCCGCGAAGTCGCTCTGGGGCTACGGCGGTGTCGTGCAGGCCCCGGACGGGACGATCTGGAAGGTCGCGACCTCGGCGAAGAAGGACACCGGCCCTGCCACCCGGGAGGTCGACGAGATCGTGCTCCTGCTGGGCGTCGCTGACGTGGCTGCGAGCAAGCGGTTCTACGTCGATCAAGGCCTTGCCGTGGCGAAGAGCTTCGGCCGCATGTACGTCGAGTTCGCTGCTGGGTCGGGTCCCGTCAAGCTGGCGCTGTACAGGCGCCGTGCCCTGGCCAAGGACGCCGGCGTCTCTCCCGACGGCACCGGATCGCACCGGCTCATGATCGGCGGCGATGCCGGGCCTTTCACCGACCCGGACGGGTTTGCATGGGAGGCCGCATCGCCGGCACCCACGCCCTGA
- a CDS encoding DUF2855 family protein — protein sequence MDTTATPSGWNLLVSRDDLSTTKLVDAPIPEVRDGEVLLRVDRVGLTANNVTYAALGDSFRYWEFFPAPAGWGIVPLWGFAEVVASRVDGVEPGSRHYGYLPCASHLLARPGRVDERGFRDASPHRKTLPPPYSAYALTTGDLAYEADRENLQILYRPLFWTSFMLADWIVDNAWLGARTALLSSASSKTAYGAAFLLQGQGHEVVGLTSRRNLAFTESLGCYDRVLTYEEVSQLSPAAPILYADFAGDESLSAALRTHLGDALVHHVVVGVTTQQPGPAGTLADTGPGMFFAPDQMRKRIGDWGRAGLDRRFADAWQRFAPVVEGWVDVVHSNGPQALEQVWHEVQSGRTAPRTGHVIAL from the coding sequence ATGGACACCACTGCCACACCCAGCGGCTGGAACCTGCTCGTCTCCCGCGATGACCTGTCGACCACCAAGCTGGTCGACGCGCCGATCCCGGAAGTCCGGGACGGCGAAGTACTGCTGCGGGTCGACCGGGTCGGCCTCACCGCCAACAACGTCACCTACGCCGCACTCGGCGACTCCTTCCGCTACTGGGAGTTCTTCCCGGCCCCGGCAGGCTGGGGGATCGTCCCGCTCTGGGGCTTCGCCGAGGTCGTGGCATCCCGGGTCGACGGCGTCGAGCCCGGCAGCCGCCACTACGGCTATCTGCCGTGCGCCAGCCACCTGTTGGCGCGGCCCGGGCGGGTGGACGAGCGCGGCTTCCGGGACGCCAGCCCCCACCGGAAGACGCTGCCCCCGCCCTACAGCGCCTACGCGCTCACCACGGGCGACCTCGCGTACGAGGCCGACCGCGAGAACCTGCAGATCCTCTACCGCCCGCTGTTCTGGACCTCATTCATGCTGGCCGACTGGATCGTCGACAACGCCTGGCTGGGCGCACGCACCGCTCTCCTGTCGTCCGCGTCGAGCAAAACCGCCTACGGTGCCGCCTTCCTGCTCCAAGGGCAGGGGCACGAGGTAGTGGGCCTGACATCCCGGCGCAACCTCGCCTTCACCGAGAGTCTGGGGTGCTACGACCGGGTGCTGACGTACGAGGAGGTCTCTCAGCTCTCCCCGGCCGCGCCCATCCTGTACGCCGACTTCGCCGGCGACGAGTCACTGAGCGCCGCGCTGCGCACTCACCTCGGCGACGCCTTGGTGCACCACGTGGTCGTCGGCGTAACCACCCAGCAGCCCGGGCCCGCCGGCACACTCGCCGACACGGGACCGGGCATGTTCTTCGCACCCGACCAGATGCGCAAGCGCATCGGCGACTGGGGGCGCGCGGGGCTGGACCGCCGCTTCGCCGACGCCTGGCAGCGATTCGCCCCCGTGGTCGAAGGGTGGGTAGACGTCGTCCACAGCAACGGCCCTCAGGCCCTGGAGCAGGTCTGGCACGAGGTCCAGTCGGGGCGGACCGCCCCGCGCACCGGCCATGTGATTGCTCTCTGA
- a CDS encoding peptidoglycan-binding domain-containing protein produces the protein MSGLILAYSLLVNDNNDNPAPAAPSPPSGQPDQPLPDNPAPTLPDNPAPSLPEIPGTGVLRQGDSGHGVYELQVRLLQVPNIYDGGAIDGRYGMEVGAAVARFQKWYGIQGDETGVYGDHTRLALMLRTK, from the coding sequence GTGAGCGGATTGATCCTTGCCTATTCGCTGCTGGTCAACGACAACAACGACAACCCGGCGCCGGCGGCTCCCTCCCCGCCCTCCGGGCAACCGGACCAGCCGCTGCCCGACAACCCCGCTCCCACGCTGCCCGACAACCCCGCTCCCTCGCTGCCCGAGATCCCGGGCACGGGCGTGCTGCGGCAGGGCGACAGCGGCCATGGAGTGTACGAGTTGCAGGTACGTCTGCTCCAAGTCCCGAACATCTACGACGGCGGCGCGATCGATGGCCGCTACGGCATGGAGGTCGGGGCGGCCGTGGCCAGATTCCAGAAGTGGTACGGCATCCAAGGCGACGAAACCGGGGTTTACGGTGACCACACTCGCCTCGCCCTTATGCTGCGCACCAAATAG
- a CDS encoding VOC family protein, with translation MDITIHTSFLPHDDPDASLAFYRDALGFEVRNDVGQGKMRWITVGPVGQPGTSILLAPPAADPGITEDERSTIAEMMAKGTYGWILLATRDLDGTFEKLQAGDAEVVQEPTEQPYGIRDCAFRDPAGNLVRIQELR, from the coding sequence ATGGACATCACCATTCACACGAGCTTCCTCCCGCATGACGACCCGGACGCGTCCCTGGCTTTCTATCGCGACGCTCTCGGCTTCGAGGTCCGCAACGACGTCGGGCAGGGCAAGATGCGCTGGATCACGGTCGGCCCCGTCGGCCAGCCCGGCACGTCCATCCTCCTGGCGCCGCCGGCCGCCGACCCCGGCATCACCGAGGACGAGCGCAGCACCATCGCCGAGATGATGGCCAAGGGCACCTACGGCTGGATCCTGCTGGCCACCCGGGACCTCGACGGCACTTTCGAGAAGCTGCAGGCCGGCGACGCTGAGGTCGTCCAGGAGCCGACCGAGCAGCCGTACGGCATCCGCGACTGCGCCTTCCGCGATCCCGCGGGCAACCTGGTCCGCATCCAGGAGCTTCGCTGA
- a CDS encoding MFS transporter, producing the protein MLIVSLDQYIVVVALPDIARDLGYSAQTLQSVISAYAVASAGFLLFGGRAADLLGRRRILATGLGLYAGAALAGGLATGPGMLLAARAFQGFGGALVFPTTLALINTTFAEGRMRNRALGIWGGAGAAGLVIGVLLGGLLTQAFGWEAVFLVNVALAGPALLLAFVLIPPDGERERGRKFDLPGALSVTLGVTLTVFALVQGPGWGWLSPGILVSAAAGVLLIGVFAIVERRSDDPLMPPRLLSHRNLITGVVIAFMFMATFGSVLYFLSIYFQEILGYDALQTGAGFLIPTAVVVAGSTTAGQLVTRFGLRGTLVAALAIGALGAAGLGLAISPDGAYGELIPGLVALSIGDGVVFTAMFIAAATGISDREQGIASGIASTGSGMGAAVGLAILVLVATAGLDDLSGEQLRIATADGIRTTLFVIAGGIALTCLVALTRCPTPTGPVPSPVPYQTRRC; encoded by the coding sequence ATGCTGATCGTTTCGCTCGACCAGTACATCGTGGTGGTGGCACTGCCCGACATCGCGCGCGACCTCGGCTATTCGGCGCAGACGCTCCAGTCGGTCATCAGCGCCTACGCGGTGGCGTCGGCCGGCTTCCTGCTGTTCGGCGGGCGCGCAGCCGACCTGCTCGGACGTCGCCGCATTCTGGCCACTGGCCTCGGTCTCTATGCGGGTGCAGCGCTGGCGGGCGGACTCGCGACCGGGCCCGGGATGCTGCTCGCCGCCCGTGCCTTCCAAGGTTTCGGCGGAGCCCTCGTCTTCCCCACCACCTTGGCGCTCATCAACACCACATTCGCGGAAGGCCGGATGCGCAATCGCGCTTTGGGGATCTGGGGCGGTGCAGGCGCTGCGGGACTCGTGATCGGTGTGCTGCTCGGTGGTCTTCTGACTCAGGCGTTCGGCTGGGAAGCGGTGTTCCTGGTCAACGTTGCCTTGGCGGGACCTGCGCTGCTGCTTGCCTTCGTGCTGATCCCCCCGGACGGCGAGCGCGAGAGGGGCCGCAAGTTCGATCTGCCCGGTGCGCTCAGCGTCACTCTGGGCGTCACGTTGACGGTGTTCGCTCTGGTGCAGGGCCCCGGCTGGGGCTGGCTCTCGCCGGGCATCCTCGTCAGCGCGGCTGCGGGCGTACTGCTGATCGGAGTCTTCGCCATCGTCGAGCGGCGCAGTGACGACCCGCTCATGCCGCCCCGGCTGCTCTCCCACCGCAACCTCATCACTGGCGTCGTCATTGCGTTCATGTTCATGGCGACCTTCGGCTCGGTGCTCTATTTCCTGTCCATCTACTTCCAGGAAATCCTGGGCTACGACGCGTTACAGACCGGCGCCGGCTTTCTCATCCCCACGGCGGTGGTGGTCGCCGGCTCGACAACAGCGGGCCAGTTGGTGACGCGGTTCGGTCTTCGAGGCACGCTGGTCGCCGCCCTCGCCATCGGTGCGCTCGGTGCCGCAGGGCTCGGCCTCGCGATCTCGCCGGACGGAGCGTACGGCGAACTGATCCCCGGCCTGGTGGCGCTCAGCATCGGTGACGGCGTGGTCTTCACCGCCATGTTCATCGCCGCCGCCACCGGAATCTCCGACCGCGAACAGGGCATCGCCTCAGGTATCGCCTCCACCGGCTCCGGCATGGGCGCAGCTGTCGGACTCGCCATCCTCGTCCTGGTCGCGACCGCCGGCCTCGACGACCTCTCCGGCGAACAGCTTCGAATCGCCACCGCCGACGGGATCCGCACCACCTTGTTCGTCATTGCAGGCGGGATCGCGCTGACCTGTCTCGTCGCCTTGACCCGGTGCCCGACACCGACCGGCCCAGTACCCTCCCCCGTGCCCTACCAGACCCGCCGCTGCTGA
- a CDS encoding SRPBCC family protein — translation MSTVKESVEVKVPVHTAYNQWTQFEEFPKFMEGVEEVTQLDNTHNHWTTKIGGVRREFDTEIVDQLPDERIAWRTISGDTQQMGMVHFQRLDDTHTRVELVMDVEPTGAADKAASAVGLIDRRVKGDMRRFKEFIEQRGEESGSWRGRVSPA, via the coding sequence ATGAGCACGGTCAAGGAATCGGTCGAGGTCAAGGTTCCCGTCCACACCGCTTACAACCAGTGGACGCAGTTCGAGGAATTCCCGAAGTTCATGGAGGGAGTCGAGGAAGTCACCCAGCTCGACAACACCCACAACCACTGGACCACCAAGATCGGTGGCGTGCGGCGGGAATTCGACACCGAGATCGTCGACCAGCTCCCCGACGAACGGATCGCCTGGCGCACGATCAGCGGCGACACGCAGCAGATGGGCATGGTCCACTTCCAGCGCCTCGACGACACACACACCCGAGTGGAACTCGTCATGGACGTGGAACCGACCGGGGCGGCGGACAAGGCCGCGTCCGCTGTCGGGTTGATCGACCGGCGCGTGAAGGGCGACATGCGGCGCTTCAAGGAGTTCATCGAACAGCGCGGCGAGGAATCCGGATCGTGGCGGGGCCGCGTCAGCCCCGCCTGA
- a CDS encoding DUF6233 domain-containing protein encodes MNTAQLPPVLVVLPDGQELNGLLHARLQTQRAWMYQVGLPTWQATTDQWVEPAQYVVWVPADYVRLLEGIVYDDILAQGLAPAVDAPTQGLEPVPAATPVVEAVEGAGAWRIERLPRERGRPGWNVVHVHDCEDADDGDILDLDQALSVVRQPGTRVCTKCGAAETLPPLM; translated from the coding sequence ATGAATACAGCCCAGCTTCCGCCGGTTCTGGTGGTTCTCCCGGACGGCCAGGAGCTCAACGGCCTCCTCCACGCACGGCTGCAGACGCAGCGGGCGTGGATGTACCAGGTCGGCCTGCCGACATGGCAGGCGACGACGGACCAATGGGTGGAACCCGCCCAGTACGTGGTCTGGGTTCCCGCCGACTATGTCCGCCTGCTGGAAGGCATCGTCTACGACGACATTCTGGCACAGGGGTTGGCGCCGGCCGTCGACGCGCCGACGCAGGGACTGGAGCCGGTGCCCGCCGCCACCCCCGTCGTGGAGGCCGTGGAGGGCGCGGGAGCGTGGAGGATCGAGCGGCTCCCGCGTGAGCGTGGCCGGCCTGGATGGAACGTGGTGCACGTCCATGACTGCGAAGACGCGGACGACGGTGACATCCTCGACCTCGACCAGGCGCTGAGCGTGGTCAGGCAGCCAGGCACGAGGGTGTGCACGAAGTGCGGCGCCGCCGAAACTCTCCCACCCCTGATGTAG
- a CDS encoding class I SAM-dependent methyltransferase: protein MHSLLRNRLTKQVLHPALTAIEQLVERGVARTAKPLRTDLDALRREVDEMKRQQYAVGLLLDGTARSGHRIPRAGQIDTLVREMQNVTGGSEHARRCVVVAYRTLIAMEALAVGRVAGSTSNICGKLATVPLLSPPNGSILEIGTLYGLFASALVRMVHRAGIQADLTIVDPLAGAQLQPGTAQHDDPTGTPVREDVVRANLALGGSPSALEARIEQGFSSDPEVRSAVSDREYGVIIVDGDHSEEGVRADLEWVEHIVAPGGIVVLDDYGDVAWPGVQDALDKHLALGTSRLQMLGRVATSAYLRAA, encoded by the coding sequence ATGCACTCTCTCCTGCGCAACCGCTTGACTAAGCAAGTCCTGCACCCCGCCCTCACCGCGATCGAGCAACTCGTGGAGCGCGGTGTGGCCCGTACGGCGAAGCCCCTGCGAACCGACCTCGACGCCCTCCGCCGAGAGGTGGACGAGATGAAGAGGCAGCAGTACGCGGTCGGACTGCTCCTCGATGGCACGGCCCGAAGCGGGCACCGGATCCCGCGAGCCGGGCAGATCGACACTCTCGTACGCGAAATGCAGAACGTGACCGGGGGCAGCGAACACGCCCGCCGATGTGTGGTCGTCGCCTACCGCACCCTGATCGCCATGGAAGCCCTCGCAGTCGGCAGGGTGGCCGGCTCCACGTCCAACATCTGCGGAAAGCTCGCCACCGTTCCGCTGCTCTCCCCGCCCAATGGCAGCATTCTCGAAATCGGCACCCTGTATGGGCTGTTCGCCTCGGCGCTGGTGCGGATGGTGCACCGCGCCGGGATCCAGGCAGATCTCACCATCGTCGACCCCTTGGCCGGCGCTCAGCTTCAGCCCGGCACCGCCCAGCACGACGATCCGACGGGAACTCCGGTGCGTGAGGACGTCGTACGGGCCAATCTGGCGCTCGGCGGCAGCCCATCGGCCCTCGAAGCCAGGATCGAACAGGGCTTCTCCTCCGACCCCGAAGTGCGGAGTGCCGTCTCCGACCGGGAGTACGGCGTGATCATCGTGGACGGTGACCACTCCGAGGAGGGCGTGCGAGCTGACCTGGAATGGGTCGAGCACATTGTTGCGCCCGGCGGAATCGTGGTGCTCGACGACTATGGCGACGTGGCCTGGCCAGGTGTACAGGACGCTCTGGACAAGCACTTGGCGCTCGGGACGTCACGCCTGCAGATGCTCGGACGGGTCGCGACGTCGGCGTATCTGCGCGCCGCCTGA
- a CDS encoding DUF6381 family protein produces MSGSGESGSHVRQLRQEADALKKEAERATDPEERQRLQDRARKLHAQSEQESAMAAGDIYPQE; encoded by the coding sequence ATGAGCGGTTCAGGCGAATCCGGGAGCCACGTCCGTCAACTGCGACAGGAGGCCGATGCCCTGAAAAAGGAGGCGGAACGGGCGACCGACCCGGAGGAGCGTCAGCGTCTCCAGGACCGGGCGCGCAAACTGCATGCGCAGAGCGAGCAGGAGAGCGCCATGGCCGCTGGGGATATATACCCCCAGGAGTAA
- a CDS encoding NACHT domain-containing protein — protein MSVGPGPQELDPAVHTPDRPGGDRSIKVDGGNSGIASTGDNAVNVLINAGGISAEDTLAEMVDQLVRAVRARRSSVEDALADKAYLLAQKVSDGLHREEEQQRLRDPRPLPVHWRLVPPKAPGRRDSNRNAPAEATDAPPLDLAGQLDEIAAVFERTESGWLMVLGGAGSGKSILILRFALARLKARTPTDTAPVPVIFSLGSWNPTTTPLRDWLISQLERDQPFLAGGSPNGSTWAAALVGAGYVLPILDGFDEIANGLRGPALRALNAATLPLLVTSRHAELEAAVKATKVVPCAVGIELSDLTLDDSVNYLLHATDTTLSGGTDTTTPTGWQYVLSELSCRPHTPAGANLAAVLTTPLMVTLARTVYESDRNPSELLDIELGTRKALEDHLLDNFIPTAYARFLSNRPVAEQRRWDPELARHWLGYLAAHLRQLKTHDVEWWRLGTSMKLSSQMLVVGVAVGILSGLMIGIVYAATVGLVYGPAWWLTEGVVDIPLNGLGIGLAFGLIQGFAAKLKVGGPVFEPSRMHIQIRGGTKKVRESFLPRVRGGLAGGLVFGVVFGLGLAAYWVLLGYPVLAIALVFGNGLVIGIALGLAVGLTLALMAGLEAVIERKTSVSPSELLNTNRTTVLTQLVAVGLVIGLGYGITIWLVNGFVIGLSTGLAAGLTVGLGVGTLTAWGRWVLLARIWLPLTGRLPWAVNAFLDDAYRRGVLRQPGAVYQFRHARLRDRLGEVYEEHRNQPPA, from the coding sequence GTGAGCGTCGGGCCAGGCCCCCAGGAGCTGGACCCCGCTGTGCATACCCCTGACCGGCCGGGCGGCGACCGGTCGATCAAGGTCGACGGTGGCAACTCGGGCATCGCGAGCACCGGCGACAACGCGGTCAATGTGCTCATCAACGCCGGAGGGATCTCCGCCGAGGACACGCTGGCCGAGATGGTCGATCAGCTTGTGCGGGCGGTCCGCGCCAGGCGTAGCTCTGTCGAGGATGCGCTGGCCGACAAGGCATATCTGCTCGCGCAGAAGGTCAGCGACGGTTTGCATCGTGAGGAGGAACAACAGCGGCTACGGGATCCGCGCCCGCTGCCTGTGCACTGGCGATTGGTACCTCCGAAGGCGCCCGGCCGCCGGGACAGCAACCGCAACGCCCCGGCAGAGGCGACGGATGCTCCCCCGCTCGACCTGGCCGGTCAGCTGGATGAGATCGCGGCGGTCTTCGAGCGGACCGAGTCCGGCTGGCTGATGGTGCTGGGCGGGGCAGGCTCGGGGAAGAGCATCCTGATCCTCCGTTTCGCACTGGCCCGGCTGAAGGCGCGCACTCCAACCGACACAGCACCGGTACCGGTGATCTTCAGCCTCGGATCGTGGAATCCCACCACCACCCCACTGCGGGACTGGTTGATCAGCCAGTTGGAGCGGGACCAGCCCTTTCTGGCCGGAGGCAGCCCCAACGGATCGACGTGGGCCGCCGCGCTGGTCGGTGCCGGCTACGTCCTACCGATCCTGGACGGGTTCGACGAGATCGCCAACGGTCTGCGCGGACCCGCGCTGAGAGCACTCAACGCCGCCACCCTGCCGCTGCTGGTGACCAGTCGCCACGCCGAACTCGAAGCCGCCGTGAAGGCAACCAAGGTTGTTCCCTGCGCCGTCGGTATCGAATTGAGCGACCTCACCCTGGATGACTCCGTCAACTACTTGCTGCACGCCACCGATACGACCCTCTCCGGCGGCACGGACACCACTACCCCGACCGGGTGGCAGTACGTCCTGAGCGAGTTGAGCTGCCGTCCCCACACACCAGCCGGCGCCAATCTCGCCGCCGTGCTGACAACACCGCTGATGGTCACACTTGCCCGCACCGTCTACGAATCCGACCGCAACCCGTCGGAGCTGCTGGACATCGAGCTGGGCACCCGAAAAGCCCTTGAAGACCATCTCCTGGACAACTTCATCCCCACCGCCTACGCGCGCTTTCTCAGCAACCGACCCGTGGCGGAACAGCGGCGCTGGGACCCCGAACTCGCCCGGCACTGGCTCGGCTACCTCGCCGCGCACCTGAGACAGCTCAAGACACATGACGTGGAATGGTGGCGGCTGGGAACCAGCATGAAGCTCTCCTCGCAGATGCTCGTGGTCGGAGTCGCTGTCGGAATTCTGTCCGGGCTCATGATCGGGATCGTGTACGCGGCCACGGTTGGGCTCGTGTACGGGCCTGCGTGGTGGCTCACGGAGGGAGTCGTTGACATTCCTCTGAATGGGCTCGGGATCGGGCTGGCATTCGGGCTCATACAGGGATTCGCCGCGAAGCTCAAGGTCGGCGGCCCGGTATTCGAGCCGTCGCGCATGCACATACAGATCCGCGGCGGGACAAAGAAGGTGCGGGAGAGCTTCCTCCCCAGAGTTCGCGGCGGGCTCGCGGGAGGCCTCGTATTCGGAGTCGTGTTCGGCCTCGGACTCGCGGCCTATTGGGTTCTCCTGGGTTATCCCGTGCTCGCGATCGCGCTGGTTTTCGGGAACGGGCTCGTGATCGGGATCGCACTCGGGCTCGCGGTCGGACTCACGCTCGCGCTCATGGCCGGGCTCGAGGCTGTCATCGAGAGAAAAACCTCCGTCAGCCCGTCGGAGCTGTTGAACACAAACCGCACCACCGTGCTCACCCAACTGGTCGCGGTCGGGCTCGTGATCGGGCTCGGGTACGGGATCACGATCTGGCTCGTGAACGGATTCGTAATCGGGCTGTCGACCGGGCTCGCGGCCGGGCTCACGGTCGGGCTCGGGGTCGGCACTTTGACCGCTTGGGGCCGATGGGTGCTCCTGGCCCGCATCTGGCTGCCCCTGACGGGGCGACTGCCGTGGGCAGTGAACGCTTTCCTGGACGACGCCTACCGGCGAGGCGTGCTGCGCCAGCCCGGCGCGGTCTACCAGTTCCGCCATGCGCGGCTTCGGGATCGTCTGGGCGAAGTCTACGAGGAACACCGCAACCAACCCCCTGCTTGA